CAGATTTATTTTATAAATGGAGTTCTGAGAAACTACTTTCATTAGAGTTGTTACCTATTTCAGGATCATCACGTGAGTATTACCGAATTAAAAGTAAGAACAAAAGTGTAATAGCTACAATCAATAATGATAAAACCGAGAATATTGCTTTTTTAAATTTCACTGAACATTTTAGAAAGAATGACTTAAATGTACCTGAAATATATGCCAGTGAAATTGAAAAAGGAATTTATCTTCAACAAGACCTTGGTGATACAACTCTTTACAATTATCTGAAAGCTAATAAAGAGGGTGGAAGTTTTCCTCAAAAAATTATTGATATTTATAAAAAAATTATTGATGAATTGTTAAAGTTTCAGATTTTAGGAAGAAGCCTTGATTTTAGCAATGCATATCCACGACATAGTTTTGATAAGCAATCAATTATGTGGGACTTAAATTATTTTAAGTATAATTTTATCAAATTAGCAGGAGTTGATTTTAATGAACAATTTCTTGAAGATGATTTTAATGTATTTGCAGATTATTTGCTTGAGGCAAATACGGATTTTTTCCTTTACAGAGATTTTCAGTCAAGGAATATCATGATAAAAGATGATAAACTTTTTTTTATTGACTACCAAGGTGGTAGAAAAGGTGCTTCACAATATGATTTAGCCTCATTATTGTATGATGCAAAAGCAGAAATACCACAAAATGTAAAAGAAGAATTACTTGAATATTTTGCTGACAAATATGAACAAAAAACTAATGAAAGTAAGCTAGAGTTTCTTAAATATTATTATCCTTATGTTCTCGTAAGGGTATTGCAAGCTTGCGGTGCTTTTGGTTACAGAGGTTTTTTTGAAAAAAAACAACATTTTTTACAGAGTATTCCTCCTGCACTCAAAAATCTAAAATATTTATTAAGCAAAGTTGATGTTCTTGAAAGATTGCCTGAATTAACCAAAGTGATAGAACAAATTATTGAATCACCGAAACTTAAGCAACTTGAAAATAAAGCTTCTGAAAAATTTACAGTAAAAATATTTAGTTTTTCATTTAAAAAGCAACATCCTGTTGATAAGAGTGGAAATGGTGGAGGTTTTGTTTTTGATTGTAGATTTTTACCAAATCCGGGAAGAATTGAAAAGTATAAAAAACTTACAGGAAAGGATAAAGAGGTTATTTCATTTTTTGAGAAAAAAACTGAAGTTGATTTGTTTTTTAATAAAGTTTGTTCAATAGTGGATAGTTCCATTGAAAATTATTTGTTTAGAGATTTTAAAGACATAATGATTTCTTTTGGATGCACAGGTGGGCAACACAGATCCGTATATTTAGCCGAACAATTGCAAAAATATTTATTAGAAAATAAGAATGTTAAAGTTAAGTTAAAACACAAGGAAGTAGTTAAGGATGAGGAATGAGGAATGAGAGATGAGAGGTGAGAACAAATAAACAAATAAACAAAAAAACAACTTAATGACAATTAAATGACAGCGAAGCAAATGACCACTAAATGACTATTGAAACAAATAAACAGATAAACAAAAAAAATAAACCTATGAAAGCAATAATACTTGCAGCGGGATATGGAACAAGATTAAAACCATTAACGGATAATAAACCCAAA
The nucleotide sequence above comes from Bacteroidota bacterium. Encoded proteins:
- a CDS encoding RNase adapter RapZ is translated as MKTTILSDLFYKWSSEKLLSLELLPISGSSREYYRIKSKNKSVIATINNDKTENIAFLNFTEHFRKNDLNVPEIYASEIEKGIYLQQDLGDTTLYNYLKANKEGGSFPQKIIDIYKKIIDELLKFQILGRSLDFSNAYPRHSFDKQSIMWDLNYFKYNFIKLAGVDFNEQFLEDDFNVFADYLLEANTDFFLYRDFQSRNIMIKDDKLFFIDYQGGRKGASQYDLASLLYDAKAEIPQNVKEELLEYFADKYEQKTNESKLEFLKYYYPYVLVRVLQACGAFGYRGFFEKKQHFLQSIPPALKNLKYLLSKVDVLERLPELTKVIEQIIESPKLKQLENKASEKFTVKIFSFSFKKQHPVDKSGNGGGFVFDCRFLPNPGRIEKYKKLTGKDKEVISFFEKKTEVDLFFNKVCSIVDSSIENYLFRDFKDIMISFGCTGGQHRSVYLAEQLQKYLLENKNVKVKLKHKEVVKDEE